The window GGATCTCTGTTAGGCCTCATTACCATGAGAATCCTGGGATTGGAAAGGTTGGCCTTGAGGGTGACCAGTCTGGTATGACCAAAATGGACAGGCCACAGACCTCTATCAGGCCAGCTCATCCCCTCTCCTTAACCCACCACACCCACACATATGCTCAGCGAGCAATGACATGGTTTGCTTTCTGTCTGTGTTTATGGTCCTACTAATAACCCCCCTCTTTGATGCAGATACTCTTGAAATAGAAATGCGTATGGGTATGTGAGAGTGAAAGTAAGAGTTATTCACGGGAACTTGGTACAATGATGGTGATAATCATGTCTGTCAGACCTATAATGAACATACATACCATAGAGAGTCTCAGACAGAAGACACAGGACATATTCCACATCAGTGGcgtatttaacttttattttgacagggagtcaatgctgagaccaaggtctcttttccaGATGTGCCCTGTTTAGCACAACAATACACATCAAAATACAATATACACATTAAactacacatccatatacacattaaaatacacaacaatacattaaaataATACCTGTTCACAgaaaacacagagcgagagatgaGGGGAGGGACTTGGCTGAGAGTAACAGATGGTAGGGCCAACACCTGGCCTCTGACAGTTAGTCAGAGGGGTGCTCTTCACTTCACAGAGTGTGACAGAGATTGATCTAACCTTTAACCTCTAACATGTTGCAGTATAAGGCTAAACAAGTGTCTCTGGTTATGTAATACAGCCCCTTGGGGCCCTGGATTGACCTCTCTAAGCCTCTCTAACCAAGAATGTACTCAATACAATTAAATAGCTAAACTTTGGGTTTAGTGGCTTTAGACTAAAAAAACGGTTTTATCAAAGTTAAAATACAGCTGCTGTATTAAGCCTCTAGAAAATACATGAAAATGCCAGTTAGTCACGTTTAAACTTGCAAATATACAGACATTAGATCAATTTCAGAGGCAACTTACATAATAAAACTCCTTTCAAACTCTCCTTAGTTGTAATCTGTCCCAAAGCATCTTGTTACACCTACAGTCAATAACATTTACATGATTCATATATTCAaaacaatttcaataatattaCTGAATTGAAATAGAAGACTTACCATGACTTTCAAACAATCATCAAACAATTCATCATCCTCAAACAGACATGGTCACATGGTGTAGGCCCCATAGTAGTAGTCTCTCCAAAAGGGGGACACTTTTCACGGCACTTCCATAGAAAGCGATTTCCGTAGCAGGTTAGTTTCTGCTAGCTCTGACCCAAATCCTTCTTcttaaccttaacctcagtctcCTAACGTGCTACGTTCATTTTCCTAATCTGCTGCGAAAAAGTAATTTTGTGTGCAGTGGAAAGCGTTTCCCCTCTCCGAAATTGCTGACTGCATTTGCCTTTTAAAAGGATAGCAGGTCATTGATTTTAGCCCTTCTTTACCTCACCATAGTGGTGGACATTCAAAAGGTCCCACCTGTTACAGTACATGTTGATCATGCTGGTCTGTATGTACATCTTGTGTACAGTATCTTCTCATTCACACTGAGCATGACATCAGATATACACATCCTAACATTCATCTTGCATGACTGTGGAGCTATCAAGGAGAAGAGGCAAACAGTATATCTAACATCACGTTTTATTTATTAAGTTATATGAGTAGCAACATTTAAATAAACATGATTTTAACAGTACAGTAAAAACATAATTAAGAGGTGGAAGACATAGAGGGCATCTCAGAAGGCAGAGGATACATTCAATCATTAGAGATAGTGATGAAAATGTGTTTGCATGTACATAGCTTTGAAAGCTGTTTAAATACATCATGTCACCAAAAATGTTCAAGTAAAGTTTAAATGAACTTCTACACCTCAACACTAACTCTTTGGTTAAATACTTTAAATCTTTATCCCAAACAAAGAAAATGATCACATTGGGGACTCAAAGGGTACTCCTGCATTGTGAAAATAGAGCAAAACCATTTGGGGCATTATCAGAGCACTCGAGACAAAATATTCACTTTGAACCAAAAGTAAACTACTGTCCTCTTTACATATGCACCAGCTATATTAAAATACAATTTTCTCTGAAAAGAAAATGGGAAGAAAATGTACAACATACAAGTCCACAGAATGAGGATTGGTCAAAGTAATTTCATGAAAAATCCTTTCCTCATCCTCATTCAATTCAGTGGTTGTGATCAAAGATTTCACAGTGTgtgattattttatatatatatatatatatatatatatatatatatatatatatatatatatatatatatatatatattacacagtATACCAATGCTCAGGAAAAGCTCTATTGGCCATTTGTGTGGTAGGTTATAGTTAGACATACATCATGTGGATTAAGTGCAGATCTCTGAGGTCCTTTCAATAGATCAGTATTTTACCAGAATTCAGGACACAGAGTTCCGTGCCAGTGCATAACCATTTCGGAAGTGTATGTGATCTAATggtgtgggtggtgggtggtggtgggaggggtgAAGGCACGTACAGTATCTAATGGCTTCAAATGTAGGTAATGACCTTAACATAAGATGCAAGAAAGCATGTTTTAATGTGTCTTGTATAGGTGTCTTCATTTAAGGGGAGTGCAGTTGTCTGTTGGATTTCCGTGGTAATTCCATGGTCCAGCAGGACATGTTTGGGTGGTGGTGTCCTCACAACTCTGTATTTAGCTTTCACAGTGTTCCACAGAGAAGTTGGACTCAGATCTGTTAGGAGCAAAACATCCCAGAAAGTGAAACACACATTTTTTCCTACACTGCTCTATCCTGTGGAATGATTAGTCATTACAATCAACAGAGAACATAATGGTTTGAGAAAAGATTGGATTATCTATAAACAAGTACTGTATTCAAAACTAATCCTTTATTATAACTTCAACAAATCACAAACTAGTTTTGTGATATGGTCAAACAGAGCATGCTGAATGGACTTACAGCTCTTGCTGCTTGTGGATCATGTGGTTGTTGTACTCCAGAATGGGAGGGATGCTCTCCTgatgctcctcctcttcatcagggAGCTGTTAAGAAATCATAGGTGATTTAGGTTTTATTGTCATATTTGTGTGAAATGTCTTCAGTGTGGTCAATGTAATGCAATAGTTTTATTGACTACTATAGTTGATCTTTTTTTTCGCCATTTAGTCATAAAAATTCAGATGTAGATCTCAAAGGTGGTCTGTAGCGCTTCACGGGAGACTAAATCAAAGACAATGGCACCACCTAGTGGTTGTATTGTGAACAGCAGGTGATGAGTGGCTGGTTCCCTTACCTCCCAGTACACCTCATCATCGAAACAGTTCTCATCAGCAGGATCACCCCAAATGGGTAACTTCAGGATGGAACCTGTGAACAGAGGAGATAGCGTTTAACTTCAGTCCCTTTCCTTCAAGTACATCCCCCCCTATACCACCCATGTCACCTCTAGGTCACCCTTTATATGCCCATGGCCGGCCAAACTCACCGACTATAGCTCCGCCTACAACCCCAAAAACAATGGACACACACATGCCAGCGGCCTGGTATCCACCCTGAGTTAACACGGTTCTGTCCTTAAAGTCTCCAGTGAAGTCAAACGTGTTGATCAACCTGGACGGAAAAGAACAATGTACAGAATCAGATTGTGTCCCATATTTAGTCTTGATGTTGAGTCTTCTAATGACTCAGTATATTTCCAACTAACTGTCAGATTACAGGCTAAACTGGGACTGTGACATAATTTGTTTGGTGTAAAATGACATTAATCGTTTAAGATATGTCCTGTGACATACAGTAACTGTGTGATATGATTGGTTGATGAGAGGTTGTGGGGGAATATGTGTTCTGATTGTCTGGTAACAAGGATACATGTTCAGGTTCATGTGGTTTGGCTGTGTAGCCTTAGGCCCTCTCGGGTCTCCGGACTCACCCCTGCTTTCCGTAGACTGACTCGCTGGCAGCTGCAGCAGTGATGGCTCCAACTATCCCGCCAATCACCCCAGGCATGGCATGCAGGTTGTGTACTCCACACGTGTCCTGAATCTTCAGTGTCTTCTCCAAGAAGGGCTGGGAGGAGACGGGGAAAGGTTTAACAACACACCCGCAACACACCCAAATAGTGTATTACCGTTTATGGCAAAGGAATCTGCCCAATAAAGATTAGGCAGCCATTTAGAGTGCTATACCTTTTTTTTGTGGCTCAACATCATTCATAAGAAGTAAATAAGAGTTGTAAGAGTTGTCATGACTTTCTTTGGACAGAACCTACTAAGCCTACAAGACAAGACATTGTAGCTTCAAGCTGTGAGAGGCCAGGGGTGAGACTCACAGAAATGAAGATGTAGCCCATGGTAGAGATTATGCCGCAGAAGAAGCCCACGATCAGAGCGCCGTAGGGAGAGATCATAAACTCAGCCGCTGTCCCCAAGGCAACACCCCCCGCCAGGGTGGAATTCTGGATATGCACCTGTTAAGCAAGAGAGAGCACCAGTCATGACACTCGAAAACTTGTCAGTCAACAAGATGAGTGCAGAGGAAGATTATGTAGACTGAGAGGTTGTCAGTTAGTGTCACAAATACACAGTTACAGAGAATGTCACACATGTGTAcgtccaagcacacacacacacacacacacacacacacacacacacacacacacacacacacacacacacacacacacacacacacacacacacacacacacacacacacacacacacacacacacacacacacacacacacacacacacacacggttcctTGCCATGTCGAGCTTGCCAGTCTTCTGGGAGAGGCTGGAGATGGCCACTGTGGTGAGGACAGTGGCGGCCAGGCACAGGTAGGTGTTGATGACTGCCCTGTGCTGACCGTCTCCATGGTCAGTAATGGCCGAGTTGAAACTGGGCCAGAACATCCACAGGAACAGTGTGcctgaggagagagaagggacaaCACAGTTAAGACACACCGATCATCACACATACTTCAGAACAGGAACAGTGCCATGGCAGAAAACTTCTACAAACTAAATATAGGTCACCATCACCAGAGGGAGTGAAACCCACACAGAGCAAATCAGAACCAATCATATGTTTATGCAATGGACAACTAACTCACCGATCATGGCGAAGGTATCGGAGTGGTACACAGAGCCCTGCATACGCTTGCTCTGGTGTAAATTAGGTCTGTAAAGGACCCGGGAGATGGCCAGACCATAATAACCTCCAAAGGTGTGAATAACCATGGAGCCACCGGCATCCCTAGCCTGTGGGTACAGAAACAGTCATTTGTTACCAGGTGTACCAAACCATGTGATTATGTGGCTGCAGGCCATTGAGGTTAGATAAATAAGTTACTATATCAGGGTTATAGGGGGAATTAAATGAATCCAAACATGGCTAATACAGTGTgtttaatttgatagttgtacGCCCAGAGAGTGCTTAATGGGACTCACATGAAGTAAGTTCAGAATGATGTACTCTTCCACAGCGAACAGAGTGACACCAAACAGGGTCATAACCAACAGCTGGACCGGGCTGACTTTGCCCAGCACTGCCCCGTAGGCTATGAGACAGCCCGCCACACAGAAGTCAGCATTGATCAGACTGCAGATAGAAGGCACAGGTGGGTGGGGTGGAGACAGATTATTACTGGAGAGTCATGTTGAGAGAGTCAGTCATGTATACAGTAGTAAAACCTGAATGACTAGATCAGTAAGTAATCCTCCTTCAGGTAATCCTCCTTTAGGTCTTTCTCTCATCTATGAGAGGAATGATAGTCTGCCCTTCAAGATGAATAACCCTGGAGATAAGTCTCAAGGATAATGATATTTGTGATGAAGTCAACCTAAATGATTACAACCTCCCCGCCTCTTGTTATTGAGATTCTCAGAACAAGAACCCATCCATCAGTTGAACCCAGGGATGGGGAACTGTGATGGGGTGAACCCCCTCGTGACAGTGAAGAgaaaacatttacatttcaaaGTTCATTTCCTGCAAAACAGCACATTTTGGCATGGgacgtagagaaaatgttgctgttctaaagcaagtttgctgcaattctacacattttgtcatggggtggaGGCAAATATTTGAATCAATGGGCCCCACACTGATCGGTAATACGATCATGCTTAGATAGCTGGCCACTAGACTAACTCACCAATCTAAAAACAAatgtagctgacatgggctaattgagtgactgctgatgcacaaccacattttgaaattgcacttagtttattctattattctaacactcaatagtaagttgagaccccgactgagtcccccccccccagtttaaataataataatatgatgcCCTCGGTCCGCCAGTTGCCCATACCTGGTTTAAC is drawn from Salvelinus fontinalis isolate EN_2023a chromosome 4, ASM2944872v1, whole genome shotgun sequence and contains these coding sequences:
- the rhcga gene encoding rh family, C glycoprotein a; this encodes MGNCIQGCKDYFSRQKNTNIRLTLPVVCFVWQIAMIILFGVFIRYDEESDTHWVETKAHDNITSDIENDFYFRYPSFQDVHVMIFVGFGFLMTFLKRYSFGAVGFNFLIASFGLQWALLMQGWFHSLDPQTGKIFIGVESLINADFCVAGCLIAYGAVLGKVSPVQLLVMTLFGVTLFAVEEYIILNLLHARDAGGSMVIHTFGGYYGLAISRVLYRPNLHQSKRMQGSVYHSDTFAMIGTLFLWMFWPSFNSAITDHGDGQHRAVINTYLCLAATVLTTVAISSLSQKTGKLDMVHIQNSTLAGGVALGTAAEFMISPYGALIVGFFCGIISTMGYIFISPFLEKTLKIQDTCGVHNLHAMPGVIGGIVGAITAAAASESVYGKQGLINTFDFTGDFKDRTVLTQGGYQAAGMCVSIVFGVVGGAIVGSILKLPIWGDPADENCFDDEVYWELPDEEEEHQESIPPILEYNNHMIHKQQELSESNFSVEHCES